aaagctattaaacgaaacgattaggaaataatgagtaagagtatcatgatgaaattaaaatattataagatattgatttagataaaattatcgttcttattattttttatcattactattattattaaaagtatcgttagtattaaaactatcattttaacaaaaattatcattttaatagaaatgtcattgttattataaaatattattattgttattattttaaatagaattattattttaaagataatattaaaaattatcgtaaatattaaagttatcataattagaattatcgttttatcataatgtcatcttagtaattataaatattgatatttttataataataattattattacaaaataatacaacttttacttactatcattatagatattattttatcaaataaatatgtgataccaacatattttactacgtgtaataacttactttaataatacctatcttatctttatgatattaaatgaaccctataaattttattacttaatatatataaaagtatattttattatataaatttaatataaaatcttatttattaataaataaattatattatttactctaataaatcttttaaaaatatttaaaaatataaaacgacgatatttaaactatatattaatcatgtatagatttttggaaattattttgagtcaaatttacttttgttgacttttgcatattagtctcgagcattaggattgtggtacactatgacttgacctaatttgttagacaaatattgaccaacacataaatatatataattaatttaggttcgtgaatccgaggccaaccttgcacttgttcaatgacgttatatgtatttttactacgaaatacagtatggtgagtttcatttgcctttttaccctttatatttttgggactgagaatacatgcgcttttataaatgtttgacgaaatagacacaagtaattgaaactacattctatggttgaattatcgaaatcgaatatgcccctttttattaaagtctggtattctaagaattagggaacagacaccctaattgacgcgaattctaaagatagatctattgggcctaacaaaccccattcaaagtaccggatgctttagtacttcgaaatttatatcatgtccgaaggaggatcccggaatgataggggatattcttatatgtatctagttaatgtcggtaacaggtgttcaccatatgaatgattatttttgtctctatgcatgagacgtatatttatgagaactgtaaatgaaattcttgtggtctattaaaatgatggaaataaatgattatgataaactaatgaactcaccaaccttttggttgacactttaaagcatgtttattctcaggtgttaaagaaatcttccgctgtgcatttgctcattttaaagatattacttggagtctttcatagcatatttcgaagaacgttgcattcgagtcattgagttcatcaaagattattattaaatcaatttatagttggatagtggatattatgaaatggtatgcatgcctgtcaattttcgatgtaaagaaagtttgtcttttaaaaatgaatgcaatgtttgtaaaatgtatcatatagaggtcaaatacctcgcaatgtaatcaactattgtgaatcgtttataatgtatatgaacgggtcctttcaggatgCAACAATAATATCTTCAATTTCTTTCATTATTTCAAAATTGAGGTGGGACAAGATTCCCTTTTGGGGTTCAATTAACAAAAACTAAAAAGGTTGTTTTTTTCTGTGAAGTAAAGATTGCTGCAAACATCAGATGAAGAGTGGGTACCTGTTATTCTGATTGCAAACTTTTGTTTGGGTTTTTTTAGTTGACCAAGTAATTGGTCGTCCGCGTTGTTTGTTTGTCGATCATGTTTAAATGAGGTGGTAGTCGATCACGTTTACATAGTAGTCGACCAGACATCAAATGAAATTTGGTCGACCACGAATATAAGGTGGTCAATAAAGGTATATGGTGGTCGACCAAAATAATGTTCCAGCAAATGATGTAATTGGGCTTAGTCATCAGTTTATTTGCCTGCCTTTTTATTTAatctaatttaatatataaaaataaataataatatatactttATTCTGTTTTCTGAAATAATACAGTGCTTGGTACTGAAACCTAAAAGTAAAATCAATTTTGGCGCGAAAAGGAGGATGAGTTCATCGGCTGTAGAGACGGAACCTGATCTGGTCTGTGAGCTCGATAACGTTCAAGGCGTAGTCGATGCCCTCACATCAGTCCGATGGAAACGTCATCAGGTTCTTTCAGATTCCATCACAAATTCGCAATTCATTTTGCTGTTTTTGTTTCTATAACCCTAATTTAGGGTTTCATATCTAATTAACTTATGTTATTCATAAAATTTAGGATGCTGTTCTAGAATTAAGCGAGCACGGAATCGTGTTAATTGTTGAAGACACTGGTTGTCTTCAAGCTAAGGTGTATTTACAGAAAGAGGTATAAACTGTAAAACTGGTATACAGATACATGGATGTTAGTATTTAACTATTTTATCTTGTATTGACATTATTAGgtataatttaatcattttttttaaTGTTAAAACGAATGATATATAAGTATAATCAGTGACGGATCTAGGTTTAGGTTTCGTAGTCACTGGTGTCACTATTTAATTGTTCAAAAAAAATTATACTATCCAGTGATGTCACACACAAAAAATTACACTATCAAGTGGTATCACTAGTTAAAAACCCCGAAAATTTTCCAGTgcatcgcgtatttcagtggtaTTGTCACTGGATACAATATACATCCGCCCTTGAGTATAATTGTTGCATGTTGGTTATTTCGTGCAGCTATTTGTTCGATATGAGTACAATGCGAATGGGCGGCCTAGGTTTGGAGTAAGTTTGGGGTTTTTTGTTGATTGTCTTAACACTTTTTGTGTTCCTGGACACTCTAGCACGATCGAGTTTCAGTATCCAGGGCCTGATATGCAGCTTCTTCTCAAGTACATTTCGATCTCTGTTTTTGATATTTGTTTGTTTAAAGTAGTGATCAATGAATATTAGAGAAGTTCATTTCTAGACTTTTTGGTACGTATATCCTACAGCATCACGTGTAAGTTGATATTGATCTTAACAATGTCATTGTGTATTATGTGATGATAAAAGCACATTGTGTAAATTAGCTATGTAGTTTTGAACTTTGGAGATTGTTAAGTTCGTTATATAGTcaaccttgtgttgtagctcatgtggtgATTGTGGCCTGCCTCTCTTAGTGAGAGGTCAGAAGTTCGACTCCTGTGGGGTGCTgtattgcacacaaggttgccccttaacccttgaattccacccaagggtgcCTTCCGCACATTGCGTTGTGTGGGCAGTGAGGCAGGGGGGTTTTGccgcccatgccctcggattgagccgggtttcctcctgggcagcagttgggggcgggttatgcaactgcgggagatgaatGCATGGGTGGTTTAGTCTCCCTCGGTGATCCCAAACTGctgttgaaaaaaaaaaagtttattaTTTAGTCACGGTGCTGAAAATTGTGTTATCGTTGGACATGTGTGACAAGAAAGAAACGTAATGAGAAAATTTTAAAAAACCAGGTTAAAAGTCTCAGAGCATGAGGGCATAATCTATGTTAAATATCACAATCACAATTTTTCAAACTGCAAAACTAACACACGACTTTCAATTTTTACTAACATATTTTGTTAGAATTGGTTGTTACTTATATTATAAGTTAAAATTTCTGTTCTAACTTCCATGTATATGAAGGCAATCTTCTGCTGTAGTAtgattctgttttttttttttttttccggttAGATCGACCGATTCATTAAATACATCTACTTATGCGGAGATCAGAACTAGGATCCCTGATACAATATCATGGGACTACAATTTTGAACCTGTAGGAAGCACCCCCATCAGTTTTAC
This window of the Rutidosis leptorrhynchoides isolate AG116_Rl617_1_P2 chromosome 7, CSIRO_AGI_Rlap_v1, whole genome shotgun sequence genome carries:
- the LOC139858821 gene encoding uncharacterized protein yields the protein MSSSAVETEPDLVCELDNVQGVVDALTSVRWKRHQDAVLELSEHGIVLIVEDTGCLQAKVYLQKELFVRYEYNANGRPRFGVSLGFFVDCLNTFCVPGHSSTIEFQYPGPDMQLLLKSTDSLNTSTYAEIRTRIPDTISWDYNFEPVGSTPISFTVKSAALKEAIDDLEWPGSSIQIVMQPTPPSVTFKGEGHGDLQIDFMYYANMDLLVAFNCDQIVSHRYKYKFLRATTSNIPSSVIKDNRGSKLTIGRGGMLKVQHLVSVARPSTAQPHIDSAGYQPPSRIAYIEFFVKPLVDEDNAYD